A region of the Dehalococcoidia bacterium genome:
GCCAAGGGTAGGGGCCCGAAAACAGCCGCTGGTGATGCGCTCCAGCAGGGCGCGCAGTGGCCGCTGGTATTCCTCCGGCGAGCCATCCACCTCCACAGCGCGGCTTGCCCACTCCTCGCAGTACCGGCACGCCCCGCACCCCAGCCGGCAGGGGCGGCCCCTCAGGCCAGCTAGGAAGCCGTCCAGTCGGGCATTGCGCAGCCGATAGGGCAGACGACCGAAGGGGACCACGTTGTCCACCGGATCCAGCAGGTCGTTCAGGTCGCCATCGTAGTGGCCCTGGGCATAGGCGGTGGCCACCCGCAGGAGCCACCCCTCCCCTTGGGTGCGGCCCCAGATCTTGAAGGCGCGGAAGCCCATGGCCTCATAGGTGCCGAGGTCCTCCGGGCGGATCCAGGGGGCCTTAAGGAGCTGCGCTGCCTCCGTGGCCCGGGCCAGGGAGCAGCGGAGTAGGGAGTAGTCCACATAGGCCGTGGGTGGACATTCGCGGGCGTGGCTTAGGAAGGCCCCATGGTTGATGCGGAGGGGACAGTGCAATATGCACCCCACGTTGACCGATAGGAACAGTTGACATCGGGAGACCCGCCTTGCCGCCTCCAGGGCCTGAAAATCGCGGTTGAAGGCCTCGTCCAGGTATATGGCGTCGGCTCCCAACTCCTGCCAGAAGACCACCTTGGGGACGGTGTCCACCTGAGCACCCAAGGAGACGTGCAAGCGGAGGGAGGACCGCCTCTTGACCATCTCCGCCAAGTAGGGGGAGGCGACGATGACCCCCTCCACCCCTATCCCCTCTAGCCAGGCCAGCATATCCACCGCCCACCGTTGCCACTCGGCGGTAAACTCTTGGGCCCCGAAACAGGTGTAGTTGAGAGCGTAATAGAAGGGGATGCCTCTCTGACGAGCGGCCTCTACATGGGCCGCCAAAGCCCCTTCCGAGGCAGCGGGCAGCCATTGCCACGGGCGCAACCCTGTCTGGTGGGGAAGGGACCCATATAAGGCCCACTGGGGGCCATCAGGGAGGGCCTTTAGGAAGGACTCGCTGAAAGTGGTAGGGAGCATGAACATGGTCATCGGTCACCGCCTCCGCCGTCCGTCAGAAGGGTCAAGTAACGTTGATCGGACCCGAGGAAGCGGGCTGTCAGGGCCGTCAGGGCCTTGTAGAAGCGGGGGGCCTGGCGTCGGGCCACGGAGCGGGCCAACTGGGGCACCCACCACAGGAGATGGCGGGCCAAAAAGTCCCGCTGGGCACGGCGCAAGGAGGGGGCATCGGCGCCAGAGGCTGCCTCCGCCGCTGCCAGCCTCTGCATGAACTCCAAGAGCACGGTAATATGGTCGGGCAGGTGGCCAGGCCTTAAGCGCAGGCCGAAGAAGTGGTAGAAGCGCACCAGCTCCTCCATCACCCGCATGCGGTCGCGCGCATAGTGGCCACTGTAGAGAGGGCAAGGGGGACCTCTGAACCCCACATCAAAGAGGGCTACATAGCCGTCCTGCAGACGACGCAGGTCCTTAGGCACCTGCAGGCCGCAGGCCATGGGGAGTCTATAAGGCAGACGGGAGGCAGCCTCCAGGAAGCGAGACTGCCACCGTCCGCACCGCAGGGCATCATGGAGCTCGGGGGTGGGAAAGGCGAAGGCCTCCCGCAACAGCTCATAGATGGAGCGCCGCGCCTCGGCAGCTGCAGTCCCTAAAGACCTCTCCGTCACGACCATGACGTATCCACAGGGTCGCGGTCGAAGGGGCGGAACATGTCCTGCCAGCGATAAGCGATGAGGATGTCCATAAGCTCAGAGTGCCCCCCGTTGCGGGTCTTCTCCATCTCAGACCGCAGGGTGGCCAGGGCATCCCGCACCTTAGGCCCGAAGAGCCTTTCTAGGTACTCAGTAGGGATGCGTGGATTCTCCTGGTCCAGGGTGCCATCAGGGTTATAGCGGTAGGGGGCCAGGGGAGGGATGTAGAACACGTTGGGCTCGGTGCCGAAGTCGGGCCGCAAGGGGAGGGCCACCTGCCACTGGCGCACCAGCTTGTATACAGGGCCTTCCTCATCGTCTAAATAGCCGAACCACACAGCCCGCCCTGGGCACTGACGGACACAGGCTGGGGCCACCCCCTTCTCCACCCTCGGGAAGCACATGATGCACTGCTGGCTTATGCGACGGGAGAAGTTGAAGAAGATGCGCTTATAAGGGCAGGCCTCCAGGCAGAACTGGTAGCCCCGGCAGCGCCCCTCGTCCCGCAGGACGATGCCATCTTCCCGTTTATAGAGGGCGCCGCGGGGGCAGGCCTCCAGGCAAGCAGGTCGGGTGCAGTGGTTGCACATGCGGGGCAAGTAGAAGAAATAGGCGTTGGGGTATTCGCCGGCCCCCTGGTCCTCGTCCCAGTTGGGGCCCCACTGAGGCTGGGGGCCCAGGGGCCGCAAGTAGGCCTCTTCGCCCTTGCCCCCATAGAAGACCTCGTCATAGTTAAACTCCCACCCTCCACCCCATTCCTCCCTCTTGGGCAGACGCCCAGGCTGGGGCACGCCGTTGCGGTAGCCGCCGCCCATCTGGTCCCAGTCGCGGGGGTGGCCCCTTCCAGGCATGGTATTGACTATGATCCACCATTGATACTCCTGGCCCTCGCCGCGAGTCCAAAGCACCTTGCAAGCCACCGAGCACGTCTGGCAGCCGATGCACTTGTTGAGGTCGAAGACCAGGGCTAGCTGCCGGCCTCTTCTCATAGCTTCGGCCATGGCCTACCCCCTTCCCTGCCCTATCTCCAGCTCCCTCCAGATGCCGGAGAAGGACTTGATGCCCGCCCGTTCCTGGTTCCCCCCCTCCCACACGGCGAAGGCCACCTTCACCGCCATGCCTGGAACTAGGGTCACCGCTGTGGGTCCCCCGTCCCCAAGGGCCCGCGCCAACACCAGGGACCAGCGTCCGTCGCGCCAGGTGGCATGGGCCCAAAGCTCGGGCCCCTCCGCCTCCGCCACCGTGCCCAGGCCATGGGCCACCAGGTTCTGAGGACGGGAGAGATCGGCCCGCCAGTACCAGGCGTTGACAGGGGCCTCGGGGCTGCCCATGGTCAGCAAAGGGGCGTCGCCGTTGATGGGAAAGAGGACGGCAGCGGCATCCGGAAAGACGGTGCCATCGCCATAGTCCATGTGGGGCTGGGCATCGGGCCACTGCAGGCGAAAGAAGATATGGCTGCTGGAGAAGGCCACCCGCACCTGTACCGTCCTTACCACCCCATATGGGCGGTCAGCCCAGGTGGCACGGATGTAACGAGTGGGCTGCAAGTGCAGTGGCGTCCCCATCAGGGGGACCACCTCCTCCGGCAGCCGCTCCCACTGGGGCCTTAACGGGTCTAGTAGGGTCCGCAACGCTAGCTGCATCCTCGCTGCCTTCAAGGCCTACCCCCCGAGAACGTCTCCATCTTAAGCGAGAGCATCAGCCCCGTCTGTCGGGTATTTTCTGCACGCTTTTGTGGGGATTTGCCCTACAGACGGGTGACGGTGACCCGGCCCTGGAGGGGGAAGGAGGTGGGTAGGTTGACCACCTTCCGCAGGACGAGGAGGGCATCGACGGCATCCACGTCCCCGTCCAGGTCTATATCACCCCAAGAGACGGGGGCCCCCTCCACCAGCACGTCATGGCCAAGAGCAGGGCATCCACCGGGGGAGGGCGTAGGCAGACCCACCGTGTGTCGCAGGATGAGGAGGGCATCGATGGCCGTCACCCCATTGTCGCAGTCCACGTCTCCCCACTCCACCACCAGGGTAGGCGTGGGTGTGGGCGTCGGGGTGGGAGTGGGACTGGGTGTGGAAGTGGGAGTGGGACTGGGTGTGGGAGTGGGAGTGGGGGTGGAGGAGGACCTCATGGCGCCGAAGTCGGCTGTCCAGTAGCACTTGTAGTAGGAGCCCCACCAGCCGCAGGCCCGCCCCACGCCGATGTGGGTGAAGTAGCTCGTCAACATGACGGCGTTATGGCCGGGGGAGTTACGCCAGGCCGTCACCACGTCCTCCGGCTCTGAGATGCCTAGGGTCGCCTGCTGGGAGGAAGACCAGGCCATGAATATGTTCTCGCCGGCGGCATAGCCCTGGAAGCCGAAGTCCTGCAACCTTTCGCCCAGACTGCGCCCCAGGGAATCGGTGTGGGAGAAGTAGTCCTTCTCCAGCATGTCGTTGGAGAGCCATCGGGCAGCGGCCGTGAGGGTGGTATCCACCGAAAGAGGGGACCGGCCGTTGGCAGCACGGTACTCGTTGATGAGCTGGACGAGACGGGCCTCCGGGTCCTGTTGGGCGGCCACAGGTGGCCACGCCACCAGGGCCAGGGAGAGAGCCACCACCAGGGCTAGGGCCAAGGCCAGCCTGCGCATCCACGCCCTCCACTCCGTAGGACGTTGGGCTAGAGGGCACAGTTACGGGGCCTGCTTCATGCGGCGCCACATGGGGTTACGGCTCCCCTAACGTGGCACCTTCCTACCCGATGAGGTTCCCGGCAGCCGGCAGGCCCATGCACCCTCAACCCACCCGGTTCCCAGGGCGGGGCAAGAGCCCTCCTCCCACCACCCAGCCCACCATCACCCCACACGGACGCCAGCCCCGCCGGGCCGCGCATCCTTCCGGGATGCAGGGCCCATTTTAGCACATGGCATTTCCGGCCTTATACTGGGTCGGGGAGGCCTCTGGGATGGCCCTGCTGGAAGACCGGTTATGTCGGGAGGCCGACCGCCTAAGCCGTCCAGAGATCCGGGGCGAGAGGGCCCGTTGGGCGGTGTTGGTGCGGTTGGGGGAGTTGTCCCTCAAGCGGGGGCATCTGCGGCTCTTTATGAACACCCTACGCCGCAACTTGGAGGGAGCCCTAAAGGGGCTGCCCATCTCCCATGTGGCCATCCGCCCCCACCGCTGCTTCGTCTGGTTGGAGGAGGTGGGGGCCTGGCCCCAGGCCAAGGAGCGCCTCCGTCATGTCTTCGGCATCGTAGGCTATGCTCCTTGCCTGCGCGTCCCCCCCTCCATCGATGCCATACAAGAGGCCTCCCACCTCTTGATGCCTCAGGCGCCTGAGTCCTTCGCCGTCCGGGTCCACCGGGGCGACAAGACCTTCCCCCTGACCTCCCAGGAGGTAGAGCGGCTGGTGGGGGCGTACATCAAGGAGTGGACGGGAGCGCGAGTGGACCTGGCCTCCCCCCAGGTCACGTACTATGTGGAGATCCAGCCGGAGGGGGCCTTCTGCACCACCGAGCAGGTGCCCGGCCCTGGGGGCCTGCCCGTGGGCACGGGCGGCAAAGTGGCCGCTCTCC
Encoded here:
- a CDS encoding U32 family peptidase; the encoded protein is MTMFMLPTTFSESFLKALPDGPQWALYGSLPHQTGLRPWQWLPAASEGALAAHVEAARQRGIPFYYALNYTCFGAQEFTAEWQRWAVDMLAWLEGIGVEGVIVASPYLAEMVKRRSSLRLHVSLGAQVDTVPKVVFWQELGADAIYLDEAFNRDFQALEAARRVSRCQLFLSVNVGCILHCPLRINHGAFLSHARECPPTAYVDYSLLRCSLARATEAAQLLKAPWIRPEDLGTYEAMGFRAFKIWGRTQGEGWLLRVATAYAQGHYDGDLNDLLDPVDNVVPFGRLPYRLRNARLDGFLAGLRGRPCRLGCGACRYCEEWASRAVEVDGSPEEYQRPLRALLERITSGCFRAPTLGSRSWCPHGVRE
- a CDS encoding molecular chaperone TorD family protein encodes the protein MVVTERSLGTAAAEARRSIYELLREAFAFPTPELHDALRCGRWQSRFLEAASRLPYRLPMACGLQVPKDLRRLQDGYVALFDVGFRGPPCPLYSGHYARDRMRVMEELVRFYHFFGLRLRPGHLPDHITVLLEFMQRLAAAEAASGADAPSLRRAQRDFLARHLLWWVPQLARSVARRQAPRFYKALTALTARFLGSDQRYLTLLTDGGGGDR
- a CDS encoding 4Fe-4S dicluster domain-containing protein, translated to MAEAMRRGRQLALVFDLNKCIGCQTCSVACKVLWTRGEGQEYQWWIIVNTMPGRGHPRDWDQMGGGYRNGVPQPGRLPKREEWGGGWEFNYDEVFYGGKGEEAYLRPLGPQPQWGPNWDEDQGAGEYPNAYFFYLPRMCNHCTRPACLEACPRGALYKREDGIVLRDEGRCRGYQFCLEACPYKRIFFNFSRRISQQCIMCFPRVEKGVAPACVRQCPGRAVWFGYLDDEEGPVYKLVRQWQVALPLRPDFGTEPNVFYIPPLAPYRYNPDGTLDQENPRIPTEYLERLFGPKVRDALATLRSEMEKTRNGGHSELMDILIAYRWQDMFRPFDRDPVDTSWS
- a CDS encoding ethylbenzene dehydrogenase-related protein, producing the protein MQLALRTLLDPLRPQWERLPEEVVPLMGTPLHLQPTRYIRATWADRPYGVVRTVQVRVAFSSSHIFFRLQWPDAQPHMDYGDGTVFPDAAAVLFPINGDAPLLTMGSPEAPVNAWYWRADLSRPQNLVAHGLGTVAEAEGPELWAHATWRDGRWSLVLARALGDGGPTAVTLVPGMAVKVAFAVWEGGNQERAGIKSFSGIWRELEIGQGRG
- a CDS encoding CAP domain-containing protein, yielding MRRLALALALVVALSLALVAWPPVAAQQDPEARLVQLINEYRAANGRSPLSVDTTLTAAARWLSNDMLEKDYFSHTDSLGRSLGERLQDFGFQGYAAGENIFMAWSSSQQATLGISEPEDVVTAWRNSPGHNAVMLTSYFTHIGVGRACGWWGSYYKCYWTADFGAMRSSSTPTPTPTPSPTPTSTPSPTPTPTPTPTPTLVVEWGDVDCDNGVTAIDALLILRHTVGLPTPSPGGCPALGHDVLVEGAPVSWGDIDLDGDVDAVDALLVLRKVVNLPTSFPLQGRVTVTRL